From the genome of Geothrix sp. 21YS21S-4, one region includes:
- a CDS encoding phosphate ABC transporter substrate-binding protein translates to MRIRILAQTILGGLLLAGAAQAQTVTVMGSTALGPIVKKAAEDYMKGHPGVQIAVSGGGSMTGLNQVTSGGCHIGISDVFATPDQEKSGLKNHNIVVQPFTLIAHPGVGVASLTSQQAEQVFTGKINNWKEVGGKDQKIVRVIRPESSGTRAVQKKELLHDQDFSKDVLIQDSTGAVVTAVATTPGSVSFVELEHLEKNKARVAGIAYNGVVCTNDAVKSGKYPIFSFGHAYTNPAKLGDPKVKQAVEGFLAFVLSAEFQQNVLKAGYLPVDYVKSLKAKL, encoded by the coding sequence ATGCGAATCCGAATCCTGGCCCAGACCATCCTGGGAGGCCTGCTCCTCGCCGGCGCCGCTCAGGCCCAGACCGTCACGGTCATGGGGTCCACCGCGCTCGGCCCGATCGTCAAGAAGGCCGCCGAAGACTACATGAAGGGCCACCCGGGCGTCCAGATCGCCGTCAGCGGCGGCGGCTCCATGACCGGCCTGAACCAGGTGACCAGCGGCGGATGCCACATCGGCATCTCCGACGTGTTCGCCACGCCGGATCAGGAGAAGTCCGGTCTCAAGAACCACAACATCGTCGTTCAGCCCTTCACCCTGATCGCCCACCCCGGCGTGGGCGTGGCCTCCCTCACCTCCCAGCAGGCCGAACAGGTCTTCACCGGCAAGATCAACAACTGGAAGGAAGTGGGCGGCAAGGACCAGAAGATCGTCCGCGTGATCCGCCCCGAGTCCTCCGGAACCCGCGCCGTCCAGAAGAAGGAACTGCTCCACGACCAGGATTTCAGCAAGGACGTCCTGATCCAGGATTCCACCGGCGCCGTGGTCACCGCGGTGGCCACCACCCCCGGTTCCGTCTCCTTCGTGGAACTGGAGCACCTCGAGAAGAACAAGGCCCGGGTCGCCGGCATCGCCTACAACGGCGTCGTCTGCACCAACGATGCCGTGAAATCCGGCAAGTACCCCATCTTCTCCTTCGGCCACGCCTATACCAACCCCGCCAAGCTGGGTGATCCCAAGGTGAAGCAGGCCGTGGAAGGCTTCCTGGCCTTCGTCCTCAGCGCCGAGTTCCAGCAGAACGTGCTCAAGGCGGGCTACCTGCCGGTGGACTACGTCAAGTCGCTCAAGGCCAAGCTCTGA
- the phoU gene encoding phosphate signaling complex protein PhoU has translation MRLFDTELKELRDGIMAMAGVAEEMIDLTIQALGEPSPAKAERVGILDRKMDEWELRLDQHCIDLLALRSPAATDLRLIASSLKIIPELERIGDHCSNIARRVSMVHPPILAAGDLERLGTETRSMVRRAVDAFVGSDAALAQAVIQSDDSVDALYGKIYRDLLRIMLADPLCIERASHLILVIKNWERVADQATNIAEEVLFILQGRSAKHPYLRIDPIEPVD, from the coding sequence ATGCGGCTGTTCGACACGGAACTGAAGGAGCTCCGCGACGGGATCATGGCCATGGCGGGCGTGGCGGAGGAGATGATCGACCTCACCATCCAGGCCCTGGGGGAGCCCTCGCCGGCCAAGGCCGAGCGGGTGGGCATCCTCGACCGCAAGATGGACGAGTGGGAGCTGAGACTCGACCAGCACTGCATCGACCTCCTGGCCCTGCGCTCCCCTGCCGCCACGGACCTGCGCCTGATCGCCTCCAGCCTCAAGATCATCCCCGAGCTGGAGCGGATCGGCGACCACTGTTCCAACATCGCCCGTCGCGTGTCCATGGTGCATCCCCCGATCCTCGCCGCCGGCGACCTGGAGCGGCTGGGGACCGAGACCCGCAGCATGGTGCGCCGGGCGGTGGACGCCTTCGTGGGCAGCGACGCCGCCCTGGCCCAGGCCGTGATCCAGAGCGACGACAGCGTGGACGCCCTCTACGGGAAGATCTACCGCGACCTTCTCCGGATCATGCTGGCGGATCCCCTATGCATCGAGCGGGCCAGCCACCTCATCCTGGTCATCAAGAACTGGGAGCGGGTCGCCGACCAGGCCACCAACATCGCCGAGGAGGTGCTGTTCATCCTCCAGGGGCGCAGCGCCAAGCACCCCTACCTCCGCATCGATCCGATCGAGCCGGTAGACTAG
- the pstC gene encoding phosphate ABC transporter permease subunit PstC gives MSSPVPVLAVPDQPRIEPGPSPFRQSRLHRLTDRWAHLVFLACSLLVVLLIGGILFFLATRGLAAFVPLAGNTGRALSLSEVFLSADWAPSSDRFGILPFIAGSLGVTAAALLLAAPTGILTGVFVAKLAPGWMRNVMRQVMDLLVGIPSVVYGIFGLTVVLPLVSRSWLSDAPASGFAVSAMILAVMIVPTIVSLSTDAFESLPLSLDEGAQALGSSRWQAIWRVLIPAASSRLITAAVLGLGRAIGEAMAVQMVIGNNPQWIALMRESTERAPLLRALFTPAATLTTELVQELPNTAAGSPWNNVLFAMGLLLYLLTMLLILATRRLGRGTEA, from the coding sequence ATGTCTTCGCCTGTTCCAGTTCTTGCCGTTCCCGATCAGCCCCGGATCGAACCCGGGCCTTCGCCCTTCCGCCAGAGCCGCCTCCACCGCCTGACGGACCGGTGGGCGCACCTGGTTTTCCTGGCCTGCAGCCTGCTGGTGGTGCTCCTGATCGGCGGGATCCTGTTCTTCCTGGCCACCCGGGGCCTCGCGGCCTTCGTGCCCCTGGCCGGGAATACGGGCCGGGCCCTGTCGCTTTCCGAGGTCTTTCTCTCCGCCGACTGGGCGCCCTCCTCGGACCGCTTCGGCATCCTCCCCTTCATCGCGGGTTCCCTGGGCGTCACCGCGGCTGCGCTGCTGTTGGCGGCTCCCACGGGCATCCTCACGGGCGTGTTCGTGGCCAAGCTCGCGCCGGGCTGGATGCGGAACGTCATGCGCCAGGTGATGGATCTGCTGGTGGGCATTCCCTCGGTGGTCTACGGGATCTTCGGCCTGACGGTGGTGCTGCCGCTGGTGAGCCGCAGTTGGCTGTCGGACGCCCCCGCCTCGGGCTTCGCCGTGTCCGCCATGATCCTGGCGGTGATGATCGTCCCCACCATCGTCAGCCTGTCCACGGACGCCTTCGAGTCCCTGCCCCTCAGTCTAGATGAAGGGGCGCAGGCGCTGGGCTCCAGCCGGTGGCAAGCGATCTGGCGCGTCCTCATCCCCGCCGCCAGTTCCCGCCTGATCACCGCGGCGGTTCTCGGCCTGGGCCGGGCCATCGGCGAGGCCATGGCCGTCCAGATGGTCATCGGAAACAATCCCCAGTGGATCGCCCTGATGCGCGAATCCACGGAGCGGGCGCCCCTGCTGCGGGCCCTGTTCACCCCCGCCGCGACGCTCACGACCGAACTGGTCCAGGAGCTGCCCAACACGGCCGCCGGCAGTCCCTGGAACAACGTCCTGTTCGCCATGGGTCTGCTGCTCTACCTCCTCACCATGCTCCTGATCCTCGCCACCCGGCGCCTGGGCCGCGGAACGGAGGCCTGA
- the pstB gene encoding phosphate ABC transporter ATP-binding protein PstB, translating into MLSPSTPETKPVKLSVRDMAFSYGEKRVLDGLSLDIHAERVTAIIGPSGCGKSTFLKCFNRIHEVSTAVKVTGRMMIDAVDIYRGGIDEVDLRRRVGMVFQKPNPFPKSIYDNVAFGPRLFGVNDRASLDGLVEDALRKAALWDEVKDRLKESATGMSGGQQQRLCIARALAVSPEVLLMDEPCSALDPIATAKIEELIIELKTSLTIVIVTHNMQQAARVSDYTAFFWMGKLVEMDLTERIFTTPRERMTEDYITGRFG; encoded by the coding sequence ATGCTCAGTCCCTCCACCCCCGAAACCAAGCCCGTCAAGCTCTCCGTCCGGGACATGGCGTTCAGCTACGGCGAGAAGCGTGTGCTCGACGGCCTGTCGCTGGATATCCACGCCGAGCGGGTGACGGCCATCATCGGCCCCAGCGGCTGCGGGAAGAGCACCTTTCTGAAGTGCTTCAACCGCATCCACGAGGTCTCCACCGCCGTGAAGGTGACCGGCCGGATGATGATCGACGCCGTGGACATCTACCGCGGCGGGATCGACGAAGTGGACCTGCGCCGCCGGGTGGGCATGGTGTTCCAGAAGCCCAACCCCTTCCCCAAATCCATCTACGACAACGTGGCCTTCGGGCCGCGGCTGTTCGGCGTCAACGACCGCGCCAGCCTCGACGGACTGGTGGAGGACGCCCTGCGGAAGGCCGCGCTATGGGACGAGGTGAAAGATCGGCTCAAGGAGAGCGCCACCGGGATGAGCGGCGGCCAGCAGCAGCGCCTGTGCATCGCGCGGGCCCTGGCCGTCAGCCCCGAAGTGCTGCTGATGGACGAGCCCTGCTCCGCCCTCGATCCCATCGCCACCGCCAAGATCGAGGAATTGATCATCGAATTGAAGACCAGCCTCACCATCGTCATCGTCACCCACAACATGCAGCAGGCGGCCCGGGTCAGCGACTACACGGCCTTCTTCTGGATGGGCAAACTGGTGGAGATGGATCTGACCGAGCGGATCTTCACGACGCCGCGGGAACGCATGACCGAGGACTACATCACGGGGAGGTTCGGCTGA
- the pstA gene encoding phosphate ABC transporter permease PstA, whose amino-acid sequence MSAVLRPSRTAKVVDRLMRVVLWAIALGFIAVLVVFVGAILKQGWPVLNLGFLTRMPETLDAGGGIKPQIFNSLYLVVLSLGISLPIGLGAGVYMAEYAGKGRALRFFRLCIETLAATPSIVLALFGMIVFVQAMGWSFSIRSGAVTLALLNIPVITRVTEVSLQAVPRELKEASYGLGATKLQTILKVALPYAATGILTGLVLTAGRAFGESAILVFTAGTNASAQFPDFRLTVPGETLSVHLWYVTSDGTLPDAREIAAGTAAVMILVLLTLNLLVRLMDRAIRRRTR is encoded by the coding sequence ATGTCCGCCGTGCTCCGCCCTTCCCGGACCGCCAAGGTCGTCGACCGCCTCATGCGGGTCGTCCTATGGGCCATCGCCCTGGGATTCATCGCGGTCCTCGTGGTGTTCGTGGGTGCCATCCTGAAACAGGGATGGCCCGTCCTCAACCTGGGCTTCCTCACCCGGATGCCGGAAACGCTGGATGCCGGCGGCGGGATCAAGCCCCAGATCTTCAATTCCCTCTACCTCGTGGTCCTGTCCCTCGGAATCTCCCTGCCCATCGGCCTCGGTGCCGGGGTCTACATGGCGGAGTACGCGGGCAAGGGCCGGGCGCTACGCTTCTTCCGGCTGTGCATCGAGACCCTGGCCGCCACGCCGTCCATCGTCCTGGCCCTCTTCGGAATGATCGTGTTCGTGCAGGCCATGGGCTGGAGCTTCTCCATCCGCTCCGGCGCCGTGACCCTGGCGCTGCTGAACATCCCGGTCATCACGCGCGTCACCGAAGTCAGCCTCCAGGCCGTGCCCCGGGAACTGAAGGAAGCCAGCTACGGACTGGGAGCCACCAAGCTCCAGACCATCCTCAAGGTGGCCCTGCCCTACGCCGCCACGGGCATCCTGACGGGGCTGGTCCTGACCGCCGGCCGGGCCTTCGGGGAGAGCGCCATCCTGGTCTTCACGGCGGGAACCAACGCCAGCGCCCAGTTCCCCGACTTCCGGCTGACCGTCCCCGGCGAGACCCTTTCGGTGCACCTCTGGTACGTCACCTCGGACGGCACGCTGCCCGACGCCCGGGAGATCGCCGCGGGCACCGCCGCCGTGATGATCCTAGTGCTGCTCACCCTGAACCTGCTGGTCCGGCTGATGGACCGCGCCATCCGACGGCGGACCCGCTGA
- a CDS encoding ZIP family metal transporter gives MSLYWLAPLASLATLLGGWGVVRFLHGRAQFMRLLSGVAAGYLLSLTVVRIIPECLEAKGGEGNALWVLGGYLLIHVMEHGITMHFHYGEETHMDGTPLSGVLALVGLSLHSLMDGVAIAAALSTHSNLGPLVLLGILFHRIPEGGTIASIFLVRGFGRRGALLAAATLALAALLGSAGQAYLDLPTGPILGLTAGLALYVASSDLLPEVQKVSGIRSTVALLSGAGIFLLSARLLPHHH, from the coding sequence GTGTCCCTCTACTGGCTGGCTCCTCTCGCCTCCCTGGCCACCCTTCTGGGTGGCTGGGGGGTGGTGCGCTTTCTCCATGGCCGCGCCCAGTTCATGCGCCTCCTGTCGGGCGTGGCCGCGGGCTACCTCCTGTCGCTGACGGTGGTGCGGATCATCCCGGAATGCCTCGAAGCGAAGGGCGGAGAAGGGAACGCCCTGTGGGTGCTGGGGGGCTACCTGCTCATCCACGTGATGGAGCACGGGATCACCATGCACTTCCACTACGGCGAAGAGACCCACATGGACGGGACTCCGCTCAGCGGCGTGCTCGCCCTGGTGGGCCTGTCGCTTCACAGCCTGATGGACGGCGTGGCCATCGCGGCGGCGCTTTCCACCCACAGCAACCTGGGTCCGCTCGTGCTCCTGGGGATCCTCTTCCACCGCATCCCCGAGGGGGGGACCATCGCGTCCATTTTCCTCGTGCGGGGCTTCGGGAGGCGCGGCGCCCTTCTGGCCGCGGCCACCCTGGCCCTGGCGGCATTGCTGGGGTCCGCCGGACAGGCCTACCTGGATCTCCCCACCGGGCCGATCCTCGGATTGACGGCCGGATTGGCGCTCTACGTGGCCAGCTCCGACCTGCTGCCTGAAGTCCAGAAGGTCTCGGGAATCCGCAGCACCGTGGCCCTGCTGTCCGGAGCGGGGATCTTCCTTCTCAGCGCGCGGCTGCTGCCGCACCACCACTGA
- a CDS encoding LPS-assembly protein LptD: MIALRRSRGLILGALPLLLAAQGLPPIPRPAPLEAPTPAELLPLRPFRLEPGPGVSRVPFDWRGDRVREQGDVWILEQGAIQAEGLLLLADRIEYRLGEGRLTAEGHIRLEAPDLRLRAERLEMDWARQAGEAWALQMDLPPTWTLRSDHVAFPTLRTWAFDGVELSPCPEEKPGWRARLSSLKVDLDGFATLWNARVLMGPVPLFYVPYALYPARPERTSGLLPPQLGLSSAFGTTLGLSYYQVLGRSADVTFQPEYFSKEGMLWGGEARWQPDVTHEGSLSGQTIQQRSLDARRYRYSLKEVWQREDGWQLTADVNQASDNLVDADFGKGLGYLGATSFDSALYLGRAFTFGSLSLSAAEQRSFFFTKDQGDPFYSPDFPASLRRQTLPQGEFRFFPLPVFGQFYLDGGIRLGRFAYRIEDSAGAPNRTFAWDRQDVNTRLHGRLGQWGPFRADLELMGRASHYSATLETPVFDPSGGGNDTAVNPATSPFLVDGPAATRFLGSSHLRLSGPQVGRNYPDVSILGYKGELKHVLEPYFGVTQTSGYSEAGTIPRFDNVDSFPGVNESASGERSLELGLKQHILGRPGAGEGFADLARIRIATRYHASPIILSDGRYKQGWASVDTDVDVEPNDRLRLSLRRSSDLGAGGSDNALSLDLKAKDGSRFNLAYFSTGLNRFLVRQRGLQFGGIQRFWDDRLRLEFSANYDFQEKGFASSQAALAYVEPCVAYVLKYTHVSLNTNLVSGGREDRIDLTLTLRGLGDLFSFRR; the protein is encoded by the coding sequence GTGATCGCCCTGCGGAGGAGCCGTGGTCTGATCCTGGGCGCCCTGCCGCTCCTGCTGGCGGCCCAGGGCCTGCCCCCGATCCCCCGGCCCGCGCCCCTGGAAGCGCCGACGCCCGCGGAGCTGCTCCCCCTCCGGCCCTTCCGCTTGGAGCCTGGGCCCGGCGTCTCCCGCGTGCCCTTCGATTGGCGCGGAGATCGCGTCCGAGAGCAGGGCGATGTCTGGATCCTGGAGCAGGGTGCCATCCAGGCCGAGGGCCTCCTCCTGCTCGCGGACCGCATCGAGTACCGGCTCGGGGAAGGGCGCCTGACCGCGGAAGGCCACATCCGCCTGGAGGCGCCCGATCTCCGGCTTCGCGCCGAGCGGCTGGAGATGGACTGGGCGCGGCAGGCGGGAGAGGCGTGGGCGCTCCAGATGGACCTGCCGCCCACCTGGACTTTGCGCTCCGACCACGTGGCCTTTCCCACCCTTCGCACCTGGGCCTTCGACGGCGTGGAGCTGAGTCCCTGCCCCGAGGAGAAGCCGGGCTGGCGGGCCCGCCTCTCCTCCCTGAAGGTGGACCTCGACGGGTTTGCCACCCTGTGGAATGCCCGGGTGCTGATGGGTCCCGTGCCCCTCTTCTACGTGCCCTACGCGCTCTATCCCGCCCGGCCGGAGCGGACGTCGGGGCTGCTGCCGCCGCAATTGGGGCTGTCCAGCGCCTTCGGTACCACGCTGGGGCTGTCCTACTACCAGGTGCTGGGGCGGTCGGCGGACGTCACCTTCCAGCCCGAGTACTTCAGCAAGGAGGGGATGCTGTGGGGCGGCGAGGCCCGCTGGCAGCCGGACGTCACCCACGAGGGCAGCCTTTCCGGCCAGACCATTCAGCAGCGAAGCCTCGATGCGCGGCGGTACCGCTACAGCCTCAAGGAGGTCTGGCAGCGCGAGGACGGCTGGCAGCTGACGGCGGACGTGAACCAGGCGTCGGATAACCTCGTGGACGCGGACTTCGGGAAGGGCCTCGGCTACCTGGGCGCCACCAGCTTCGATTCCGCGCTCTATCTGGGACGGGCATTCACCTTCGGCAGCCTCAGCCTCTCCGCCGCCGAGCAGCGCAGCTTCTTCTTCACCAAGGACCAGGGCGATCCCTTCTACAGCCCCGACTTTCCCGCCTCCCTTCGCCGCCAGACCCTTCCCCAGGGGGAATTCCGGTTCTTCCCGCTCCCGGTGTTCGGCCAGTTCTACCTGGACGGCGGCATCCGCCTCGGGCGCTTCGCCTACCGGATCGAGGACAGCGCGGGCGCCCCGAACCGCACCTTCGCCTGGGACCGCCAGGACGTCAACACGCGGCTCCACGGCCGCCTGGGCCAGTGGGGTCCCTTCCGGGCCGACCTGGAGCTGATGGGCCGGGCGAGCCACTACAGCGCCACGCTCGAGACCCCGGTCTTCGATCCCTCGGGGGGCGGAAACGATACCGCCGTGAACCCCGCCACCAGCCCCTTCCTCGTGGATGGCCCCGCGGCCACGCGGTTCCTGGGTTCCAGCCACCTCCGCCTGTCGGGGCCGCAGGTGGGCCGCAACTACCCGGATGTGTCCATCCTGGGCTACAAGGGCGAGCTGAAGCACGTCCTGGAGCCCTATTTCGGCGTGACCCAGACCAGCGGCTACTCTGAGGCCGGAACCATCCCCCGGTTCGACAACGTGGATTCCTTCCCCGGCGTGAACGAGAGCGCTTCGGGAGAGCGGAGCCTCGAACTCGGCCTCAAGCAGCACATCCTGGGCCGCCCCGGAGCGGGCGAGGGCTTCGCCGACTTGGCCCGCATCCGGATCGCCACGCGGTACCACGCCTCGCCCATCATCCTGAGCGACGGCCGCTACAAGCAGGGCTGGGCCAGTGTGGACACGGACGTGGATGTGGAGCCGAACGACCGATTGCGCCTCAGCCTCCGGCGGTCCTCGGACCTGGGAGCCGGGGGATCGGACAACGCCCTGAGCCTGGACCTCAAGGCCAAGGACGGAAGCCGGTTCAACCTCGCCTACTTCTCCACCGGGCTCAACCGCTTCCTGGTGCGGCAGCGGGGCCTCCAGTTCGGCGGGATCCAGCGCTTCTGGGACGACCGCCTGCGGCTGGAGTTCAGCGCGAACTACGACTTCCAGGAGAAGGGCTTCGCCTCCAGCCAGGCGGCCCTCGCCTACGTGGAGCCCTGCGTGGCCTACGTCCTGAAGTACACCCACGTCTCGCTGAACACGAACCTGGTCTCCGGGGGCCGCGAGGACCGCATCGACCTGACCCTCACCCTCCGGGGCCTCGGCGACCTCTTCAGTTTCCGGCGCTGA
- a CDS encoding Rne/Rng family ribonuclease: MNPKKIMMINATDPEEIRVATLIDGVLFDYDVEFLHNEKIKGNLYKARVVRVDTSLQAAFVHFGGQKNGFLPLGELPRDLSGDGRRGRIQELLQRDQEILVQAVREELGSKGAMMTGQVSLAGRYLVITPGNPVNGISRKIEATEERRHFKQLIDTLDIPEDIGVIVRTASLGVTKEDFQRDLEYLLDTYKEVLNRYKHRHGAGLVWQEDDVVTRTLRDTFSADVEEVQIDDLDTFHAAQSFFKRTMPQHLDVLKHYTGKKPLFSRFQLEEQIDRIYGRKVPLASGGALVLDQTEALVAIDVNSGKTSGDGVEDMAFKTNMEAAEEVARQLRLRDLAGLIAIDFIDMKRDSHIRAVQDRLVDCLKADKARMEVGKINRFGVLVMTRQRIRPSLQHVNHETCPTCVGTGKVKTIEALVLSVMRRIHGVLAKGGIGEIRVKLAPQVATAVLNEKRRELIQMEEQSEAKIVIQADASMSYGEMTAEIERAEEAPAEKAAPRPHREKAPSEDETVVLGGDSPISFDKALGDGNREPKKEAFKYDRRDLQRAALDERERLRALFESAKPEEDEAEEGAEESADDAKGEGAKRKRRRRRRKGGADRAEAPVHAAESTAPAEPRAAGSTERSQPAEPFAEPPQVTADLVASLLTPSRRPRIGAVAPPPVEAAAAPAKPKRTPRAKVALTSEPAPAAVEAPAPAEAATPEPKKKAAAKPKAPTKKTAKAEPAVEPLSKPKAPRAKKAKAE, translated from the coding sequence TTGAATCCCAAGAAGATCATGATGATCAACGCCACCGATCCGGAAGAGATCCGCGTGGCCACTCTCATCGACGGCGTCCTGTTCGATTACGACGTCGAGTTCCTGCACAACGAGAAGATCAAGGGCAACCTCTACAAGGCCCGGGTGGTCCGGGTGGACACCAGCCTCCAGGCCGCCTTCGTCCACTTCGGCGGCCAGAAGAACGGCTTCCTCCCCCTGGGCGAGCTGCCCCGCGACCTGAGCGGCGACGGCCGCCGCGGCCGCATCCAGGAACTGCTCCAGCGGGACCAGGAGATCCTGGTCCAGGCCGTGCGCGAGGAACTGGGCTCCAAGGGCGCCATGATGACCGGCCAGGTCAGCCTGGCCGGCCGCTACCTGGTGATCACCCCCGGGAACCCCGTCAACGGCATCAGCCGCAAGATTGAGGCCACCGAGGAGCGCCGCCACTTCAAGCAGCTGATCGACACCCTGGATATCCCCGAGGACATCGGCGTGATCGTCCGCACGGCGAGCCTGGGCGTCACCAAGGAGGACTTCCAGCGCGACCTGGAGTACCTCCTGGACACCTACAAGGAGGTCCTCAACCGCTACAAGCACCGGCACGGCGCCGGGCTGGTGTGGCAGGAGGACGACGTCGTCACCCGCACCCTGCGCGACACCTTCAGCGCCGACGTGGAGGAAGTCCAGATCGACGACCTGGACACCTTCCACGCCGCCCAGTCGTTCTTCAAGCGGACCATGCCCCAGCACCTGGACGTGCTGAAGCACTACACCGGCAAGAAGCCGCTGTTCTCCCGCTTCCAGCTGGAAGAGCAGATCGACCGCATCTACGGGCGGAAGGTGCCCCTCGCCAGCGGCGGCGCCCTGGTCCTGGACCAGACCGAGGCCCTGGTCGCCATTGACGTGAACAGCGGTAAGACCTCCGGCGACGGCGTGGAGGACATGGCGTTCAAGACCAACATGGAGGCCGCGGAGGAAGTGGCCCGTCAGCTGCGCCTGCGCGACCTGGCCGGGCTGATCGCCATCGACTTCATCGACATGAAGCGCGACTCCCACATCCGTGCCGTCCAGGACCGCCTGGTGGACTGCCTCAAGGCCGACAAGGCCCGGATGGAAGTCGGGAAGATCAACCGCTTCGGCGTCCTGGTGATGACGCGCCAGCGCATCCGGCCCAGCCTTCAGCACGTCAACCACGAGACCTGCCCCACCTGCGTCGGAACCGGCAAGGTGAAGACCATCGAGGCCCTGGTGCTCTCCGTGATGCGCCGCATCCACGGCGTCCTGGCCAAGGGCGGGATCGGCGAGATCCGGGTCAAGCTGGCCCCGCAGGTCGCCACCGCCGTGCTCAACGAGAAGCGCCGCGAACTGATCCAGATGGAGGAGCAGAGCGAGGCGAAGATCGTCATCCAGGCCGACGCCTCCATGAGCTACGGCGAGATGACCGCCGAGATCGAGCGGGCCGAAGAGGCTCCGGCGGAAAAGGCCGCTCCCCGACCCCATCGGGAGAAGGCCCCCTCCGAGGACGAGACCGTGGTCCTGGGCGGCGACAGCCCGATCTCCTTCGACAAGGCCCTGGGCGACGGTAACCGCGAGCCGAAGAAGGAAGCCTTCAAATACGATCGTCGGGACCTCCAGCGCGCCGCCCTTGATGAGCGGGAGCGCCTCCGCGCCCTGTTCGAGAGCGCCAAGCCCGAGGAGGACGAGGCGGAGGAAGGCGCCGAGGAATCGGCGGATGACGCCAAGGGCGAAGGCGCCAAGCGCAAGCGCCGCCGGCGCCGCCGGAAGGGCGGAGCGGATCGGGCTGAAGCACCCGTCCACGCGGCCGAGTCCACGGCTCCCGCGGAACCCCGCGCCGCCGGTTCGACCGAGCGATCCCAGCCTGCGGAACCCTTCGCCGAGCCGCCCCAGGTCACGGCGGATCTCGTGGCGAGCCTGCTCACGCCCAGCCGCCGCCCGCGGATCGGCGCAGTCGCCCCGCCGCCGGTCGAAGCGGCCGCGGCTCCGGCCAAGCCCAAGCGGACCCCCCGCGCCAAGGTCGCGCTGACTTCCGAGCCTGCGCCTGCCGCAGTGGAAGCGCCAGCTCCCGCCGAGGCCGCGACGCCCGAGCCCAAGAAGAAGGCCGCGGCGAAGCCCAAGGCGCCGACCAAGAAGACAGCCAAAGCTGAACCCGCCGTCGAGCCCCTTTCCAAGCCCAAGGCCCCCCGCGCCAAGAAAGCCAAGGCCGAGTAG